The proteins below come from a single Leptotrichia sp. oral taxon 223 genomic window:
- a CDS encoding FeoA domain-containing protein → MTLVEGKVGEKFLLKDIDERKLDTRLLSLGVCRGDACTIENIANGNILIKTVETKIVISTNLANHIQIEVVK, encoded by the coding sequence ATGACGTTAGTAGAAGGAAAAGTCGGAGAAAAATTTTTATTAAAAGATATTGATGAGAGGAAATTGGACACACGGTTATTGAGTCTGGGAGTATGCAGAGGAGATGCCTGCACAATTGAAAATATCGCAAATGGAAATATTCTCATAAAAACAGTGGAAACTAAAATCGTAATCAGCACAAATTTAGCAAATCACATTCAGATTGAGGTGGTAAAATGA
- a CDS encoding type II toxin-antitoxin system YafQ family toxin has translation MIYSIHTTKQFRKSLKRVERRGYNTNLLDEVVEMLAKGEKLPEKNKDHSLIGDFIGHRECHIAPDWLLVYKITEKGLILLLTDTGTHSDLFG, from the coding sequence ATGATATACTCAATACATACAACTAAACAATTTCGCAAAAGTTTGAAACGTGTAGAAAGACGTGGATATAATACAAATTTATTAGATGAAGTTGTAGAAATGCTGGCAAAAGGGGAGAAGTTACCTGAAAAGAATAAAGACCATTCTTTGATAGGAGACTTTATAGGACATCGTGAGTGTCATATAGCACCTGATTGGCTGTTGGTATACAAGATAACAGAAAAGGGCTTGATACTGTTATTAACAGATACAGGAACTCACAGCGACCTGTTTGGATAA
- a CDS encoding FeoB-associated Cys-rich membrane protein, translated as MEKTIIVAVIAAIVVIAVFRKIYKDYKKNKNFCGTDCCSCSGVSVCNLQKKSENHNK; from the coding sequence ATGGAAAAAACAATCATTGTTGCTGTAATTGCAGCCATAGTTGTAATCGCAGTTTTTAGAAAAATATACAAAGATTATAAGAAAAATAAAAATTTTTGTGGAACAGACTGCTGCAGTTGTTCAGGTGTTTCGGTCTGTAATTTGCAAAAAAAATCAGAAAATCATAATAAATAA
- a CDS encoding argininosuccinate synthase, with protein MTKEKVVLAYSGGLDTSIIIPWLKEHYDLEVIACCVDVGQNEDMEAVKVKAIESGASKVYVEDKKDEFVRDYAFRALRAGAVYENKYLLGTSFARPLISKTLVDVAHKEGATYICHGCTGKGNDQVRFETGVFSLDPTLKIIAPWRIWDISSREDAIDYAQKKGIKISVTKEKIYSRDQNLWHISHEGGDIEGLENEHKEDIVYMMTTPPEKAPDKPTYVDITFEQGWPVKVDGKALEPVELLRKLNKIAGENGVGVIDIVENRLVGMKSRGIYETPGGTLLMEALKELETLIFDKDTFEFKKLVSQKYAGITYSGQWFTPLREGLDAFVDETSKNVNGTIKLKLYKGSIKIAGRFTDFALYDEKISSFGASELYSHKDAEGFIKLFSLPNRIRAYKKHK; from the coding sequence ATGACAAAAGAAAAAGTAGTTTTAGCGTATTCAGGCGGGCTTGATACATCAATTATCATACCTTGGCTAAAGGAACATTATGATTTAGAGGTAATTGCGTGCTGTGTGGATGTTGGACAAAACGAAGATATGGAAGCCGTGAAAGTGAAAGCCATAGAATCTGGCGCTTCCAAAGTTTATGTAGAAGATAAAAAAGATGAATTTGTAAGAGATTATGCTTTCCGTGCTTTAAGAGCGGGAGCAGTTTATGAAAATAAATATTTACTGGGAACTTCATTTGCACGTCCGTTAATTTCCAAAACATTGGTAGATGTTGCCCATAAGGAAGGTGCGACATATATTTGTCACGGATGTACTGGGAAGGGGAATGATCAGGTTAGATTTGAAACTGGAGTATTTTCATTGGATCCAACATTAAAAATAATTGCTCCTTGGAGAATCTGGGATATTTCCTCAAGAGAAGATGCGATTGACTACGCACAAAAAAAAGGTATAAAAATAAGTGTAACAAAAGAAAAAATTTATTCAAGAGATCAAAACTTATGGCATATTTCCCACGAAGGAGGAGATATTGAAGGGCTTGAGAATGAACATAAGGAAGATATTGTCTATATGATGACAACTCCTCCTGAAAAAGCGCCAGATAAGCCAACTTATGTGGATATTACATTTGAGCAGGGCTGGCCTGTAAAAGTTGACGGCAAAGCATTGGAGCCAGTGGAATTATTAAGAAAATTAAATAAAATCGCTGGAGAAAATGGTGTCGGTGTAATTGACATTGTGGAAAACAGGCTGGTTGGAATGAAGTCAAGAGGAATTTATGAAACGCCGGGCGGAACACTGTTAATGGAAGCACTAAAGGAACTGGAAACTTTAATTTTTGATAAGGACACTTTTGAATTTAAAAAACTTGTTTCACAAAAATATGCAGGCATAACTTATTCAGGACAATGGTTTACACCACTTCGTGAAGGGCTTGACGCATTTGTAGACGAAACTTCAAAAAATGTGAATGGTACAATAAAATTGAAATTGTATAAGGGAAGCATAAAAATCGCTGGAAGATTCACTGATTTTGCCTTGTATGATGAAAAAATCTCTTCATTTGGCGCAAGTGAGCTTTACAGCCATAAAGATGCAGAAGGATTTATAAAATTGTTCTCACTTCCAAACAGAATTAGAGCTTATAAAAAACATAAATAA
- a CDS encoding protein rep, producing the protein MEKSGNYPKRYRYTEKETDRIIEILEIIEEYRKTNEVDEIIDCINNELLYSAGEINFVTRCKRQTCPLCRENKKFKSFLKLKKKINEQNGIRYILITFNGREISDLSKLSKEVGENNEIVAKIIRKRSIQAIMLGYIKIVEISYNKYTGKLLPHIHLLLGVREDFKKHWIRKKEIEKLEKTWKKWKGEEIKNAIDVKIVKDTENDIDTVLKYITIVGKKRIMKLDDMEIRAFFEMINDRKRLFTASGIFK; encoded by the coding sequence ATGGAAAAAAGTGGGAATTATCCTAAGCGATATAGATATACAGAAAAAGAAACAGATAGGATAATAGAGATATTGGAAATCATAGAGGAATACAGGAAGACAAATGAAGTTGATGAAATAATAGACTGCATAAACAATGAACTTTTATACAGTGCTGGAGAAATAAACTTTGTAACAAGGTGTAAGCGCCAAACTTGTCCTTTATGCCGAGAAAACAAAAAATTCAAGTCCTTTTTAAAACTAAAGAAAAAAATCAATGAACAAAACGGAATCCGATATATCCTAATAACATTTAACGGCAGAGAAATAAGCGATTTATCGAAATTAAGCAAGGAAGTGGGAGAAAATAATGAAATAGTGGCTAAAATCATAAGGAAAAGGAGCATACAGGCAATAATGCTGGGCTATATAAAAATAGTTGAAATTTCCTATAATAAATATACAGGAAAGTTATTGCCGCATATCCATTTATTATTAGGAGTTAGAGAAGACTTTAAGAAACATTGGATCAGAAAAAAAGAAATAGAAAAATTGGAAAAGACTTGGAAAAAATGGAAAGGAGAGGAAATTAAGAACGCTATTGACGTAAAAATAGTAAAAGATACTGAAAATGATATTGATACAGTATTAAAATATATAACTATTGTAGGAAAAAAGCGTATAATGAAACTTGATGATATGGAAATTCGGGCCTTTTTTGAAATGATAAATGACAGGAAAAGGCTGTTTACTGCTTCAGGAATATTCAAATAA
- a CDS encoding helix-turn-helix transcriptional regulator: MINRKLLDSKMVLNGKTQDDVAKLFGFSIVPVNKRFNGRTKFKPEEIAKLKEFLNLTNDEVVEIFINE; the protein is encoded by the coding sequence ATGATTAACAGAAAATTATTGGATTCAAAAATGGTATTAAACGGAAAAACACAGGACGATGTAGCTAAATTATTCGGCTTTTCAATAGTTCCAGTAAACAAAAGATTTAATGGGAGAACTAAATTTAAGCCCGAAGAAATCGCAAAACTAAAAGAATTTTTAAATTTAACCAATGATGAAGTAGTAGAAATCTTTATAAACGAATAG
- a CDS encoding Rha family transcriptional regulator: MKELAVLKESTMTSREIAEVTGKRHADVLRDIKDEIEKLENKGLDTERIFALSEYSDNTGRKLPQYDLTKEGVFQLAARYDAVVRFKLIERATKPKQFTKIELLQMQIESELENERLRIENEAQKEIIKGLNGDLQPYQIEDIINRVVRVGGGNYGNRYNEIYRVFKEQYHIDLKARMTNYNKTVRAKDRFKSVLKYALANDYGKDLLKVVTRLYPESVRVIMDGINQNTGLGNNEVLLLN; this comes from the coding sequence ATGAAAGAATTAGCAGTATTGAAAGAAAGTACAATGACAAGTAGAGAAATTGCAGAGGTAACAGGGAAAAGACACGCAGATGTATTAAGAGATATTAAAGATGAGATTGAAAAGCTGGAAAACAAAGGGCTTGATACTGAACGCATTTTTGCGTTGAGTGAATATTCGGACAATACAGGAAGAAAATTGCCACAGTACGATTTAACAAAAGAGGGGGTATTCCAGTTAGCGGCTCGATATGATGCGGTAGTAAGATTTAAGTTAATTGAAAGAGCTACTAAACCTAAGCAGTTTACTAAGATTGAGTTGTTACAAATGCAGATAGAAAGCGAGCTTGAAAACGAAAGATTAAGAATTGAGAACGAGGCACAAAAGGAAATAATCAAAGGGCTTAATGGAGATTTACAGCCTTATCAGATAGAGGACATTATAAACAGGGTCGTAAGAGTTGGTGGGGGAAATTACGGGAACAGATACAATGAAATTTACAGGGTATTTAAGGAACAATATCACATTGATTTAAAGGCTAGAATGACTAACTATAACAAGACGGTAAGGGCAAAGGACAGATTTAAAAGCGTGCTTAAATATGCACTAGCGAATGATTATGGCAAGGACTTATTAAAAGTGGTAACAAGGCTATACCCCGAAAGTGTAAGGGTTATAATGGACGGAATCAATCAAAATACAGGGCTAGGGAATAATGAAGTTTTGTTATTGAACTAG
- a CDS encoding helix-turn-helix domain-containing protein, with protein sequence MKINEKIKELRTKNKLTQKEFANKTGLSISTIQKYEYGDLTPSESVLFKICKTFDISPDELLKDTKNVDELDEMEKYYQILFTDTYQPDKKLRNILIDLDDREVFLKKDEKAIVEFLLYNGFEFDFLDIYDNLLYCKNDKLQIDTLIEITQLRQLISMTKKKIMLDFKIIFDTFGEDWETGSLSYMEILEKQIEEEKELEKDFD encoded by the coding sequence ATGAAAATAAACGAAAAAATAAAAGAACTAAGAACTAAAAATAAATTAACACAAAAGGAATTTGCCAATAAAACAGGTTTATCAATTTCAACAATACAAAAATATGAGTACGGCGACTTAACCCCTAGTGAATCGGTATTATTTAAAATTTGCAAAACTTTCGATATTTCCCCTGACGAATTGTTAAAAGATACCAAAAATGTCGATGAATTGGATGAAATGGAAAAATATTATCAAATTTTATTTACAGATACATACCAACCTGACAAAAAATTAAGAAATATTCTCATTGATTTGGACGATAGAGAAGTTTTTTTGAAAAAAGATGAAAAGGCGATAGTGGAATTTCTTTTATACAATGGATTTGAATTTGATTTTTTAGATATATACGATAATCTTTTATATTGTAAAAATGATAAATTACAAATTGACACTTTAATTGAGATAACACAATTAAGACAATTAATCTCTATGACTAAAAAAAAGATTATGTTAGATTTTAAAATTATATTTGATACTTTTGGCGAAGATTGGGAAACGGGAAGCCTTTCATATATGGAAATTCTAGAAAAACAAATTGAAGAAGAAAAGGAACTAGAAAAGGATTTTGATTAA
- the cobU gene encoding bifunctional adenosylcobinamide kinase/adenosylcobinamide-phosphate guanylyltransferase: MALIFVTGGAKSGKSKFAEELILNLNNGKQENVYLATSLVFDEEMKEKVRLHKERRKNDWGTVETYKNFENKLNKYFPKTKNGIKNNMLVDCLTNMITNIIFEEKDVDWDNFDKKSYVKIVEKLDKNVENTVNELLNITNQFENTIIVSNELGLGLVPSYPLGRYFREIAGKMNQAVAKRADEVYFVVSGIPMKIK, from the coding sequence ATGGCGTTAATTTTTGTTACTGGCGGGGCGAAAAGTGGGAAAAGTAAATTTGCTGAAGAGTTAATTTTAAATTTGAATAATGGGAAGCAGGAAAATGTGTATTTGGCAACATCGCTTGTGTTTGATGAGGAAATGAAGGAAAAGGTGAGGTTGCATAAGGAAAGACGGAAAAACGATTGGGGAACTGTGGAAACTTATAAAAATTTTGAAAATAAATTAAATAAATATTTTCCTAAAACAAAAAATGGAATTAAAAATAATATGCTTGTGGATTGCCTAACAAATATGATTACTAATATAATTTTTGAGGAAAAGGATGTTGACTGGGATAATTTTGATAAAAAGTCTTATGTAAAAATTGTGGAAAAATTGGATAAAAATGTGGAAAATACAGTAAATGAACTGCTGAATATAACAAATCAATTTGAAAATACGATAATTGTGTCAAATGAGTTGGGATTGGGGCTTGTGCCAAGTTATCCATTGGGACGTTATTTTCGTGAAATTGCAGGAAAAATGAATCAGGCTGTGGCAAAAAGGGCTGATGAAGTTTATTTTGTGGTGTCTGGCATTCCAATGAAAATTAAATAA
- a CDS encoding type II toxin-antitoxin system RelB/DinJ family antitoxin has product MSATTINIDDTTKKEAQELFKDLGMNLTTAINVFLKQAIKEQKIPFEIRNPRPRQELLAAIKEAEEMERTGNMGKGYSSAKEMIEDILENEE; this is encoded by the coding sequence ATGAGTGCAACAACTATAAATATAGATGATACCACTAAAAAAGAGGCACAGGAGTTATTCAAGGACTTAGGAATGAACTTAACTACAGCGATAAACGTATTCTTAAAACAGGCAATAAAAGAACAGAAGATACCTTTTGAAATTAGGAATCCACGTCCAAGACAAGAGTTATTGGCTGCTATTAAAGAGGCAGAAGAAATGGAAAGAACTGGCAATATGGGTAAAGGCTATTCGTCAGCAAAAGAAATGATAGAGGACATACTGGAAAATGAAGAATAA
- a CDS encoding site-specific integrase produces the protein MKRIKNANGTGSVTKTTKRKPYRVRVTDWRTKKRVSLGYYETRKQAMEVLNEYLYNPYDVENSTMTFKGLYRLFIENQKGLVAVGTIKGYENSFKRCKPLHSLVFREIKGPQMQDTVNSLNCSVATKKITKNFLTVLSNYAMELEIMTVNRAKFIRLPKESSKRQKNVFTGYEIQKLWNNIGIQWVDYILIMIYTGMRIGEITELKKENVDLLRRIINGGNKTEKGRHRQIPIHKDIFQLVKGLYESSPTEYLLYNKKWVFEKKKKENKPIRTNYFREKFYKTLEELKMNHKPHDCRKTLATFMNNQKINSVVITDILGHEDISTTNEYYIQSDIEELTVSMDNIKFLNDVN, from the coding sequence ATGAAAAGAATAAAAAATGCAAATGGTACTGGAAGTGTAACAAAAACCACAAAGAGAAAGCCGTACAGGGTAAGGGTTACGGACTGGAGAACAAAGAAAAGGGTATCGCTGGGCTATTATGAAACAAGGAAACAGGCAATGGAAGTGCTGAATGAATATTTATACAATCCCTATGACGTAGAAAACAGCACAATGACATTTAAGGGGTTGTATAGATTATTTATTGAGAATCAGAAAGGACTGGTTGCAGTTGGCACGATAAAAGGCTACGAGAACAGCTTTAAGAGATGTAAGCCGTTACATAGTCTAGTATTCAGGGAAATAAAAGGACCGCAAATGCAAGATACAGTAAACAGTCTTAATTGCAGTGTAGCAACAAAGAAGATCACAAAGAACTTTTTGACAGTATTATCCAATTATGCTATGGAACTTGAGATAATGACAGTGAACAGAGCGAAGTTTATAAGGTTGCCAAAGGAAAGCAGCAAAAGGCAAAAGAACGTGTTTACAGGCTATGAAATTCAAAAGCTGTGGAATAATATTGGCATACAGTGGGTAGACTATATTTTAATTATGATTTACACAGGTATGAGAATAGGTGAAATTACAGAACTGAAAAAAGAAAACGTTGACTTGCTGCGTAGAATTATAAACGGCGGAAACAAGACGGAAAAAGGGAGACATAGACAAATACCGATACACAAGGATATATTTCAGTTAGTGAAAGGACTATATGAGAGCAGTCCAACTGAATATTTGTTATATAATAAAAAATGGGTATTTGAGAAAAAGAAAAAAGAAAATAAGCCGATACGTACAAATTATTTCAGGGAAAAGTTTTATAAGACGCTGGAAGAGTTAAAAATGAATCATAAGCCACACGATTGCCGAAAGACATTGGCAACCTTTATGAACAATCAAAAAATAAATAGCGTTGTAATAACCGATATACTAGGACACGAGGACATAAGCACTACAAATGAATATTATATTCAATCAGACATCGAGGAATTGACTGTATCAATGGATAACATCAAATTTTTGAATGATGTAAATTAA
- the feoB gene encoding ferrous iron transport protein B: MINVAFVGNPNVGKTALINQISHASLKIGNWPGVTIEKKEVSFKIGNEDIKLIDLPGIYNLSINTPEERVSRDFLLNEKVDVVINVMDSTSLEKNIYLTALLKELGIPIVMALNFEDEFKRIGYELNVDRFQKQLGIPVVFTSGKSGHGVDKLMEKAVEISKQTSSEHKQHRLLFDKEIESNIEILKNKLKNEKSYEKVLEKYPVDWLVIKILENDTNILAIVKNEFGIDLSSIGNTEKKSLEDHYGIVPEDVLARARYGIVRGIISANLKRGTGDKFALTDKIDKILLNKFFGGLAFLAIIYAVFVIVFDGSSPFIDWIDGFFSDFVIKYVGHAIEGVPDWLSSFVLEGILAGVGSVLTFVPLMFFIYFFMAILEESGYMARVAFILNKMMTKVGLSGKAFIPMLIGFGCTVPAIYSTRTLEDEKTRRLTGVIATFMSCGARLPVYSLLAAAFFSKHAALVVVSIYLFGVFMALFVAFILKRFNYFKGNNTELLIELPPYRLPSAKVVWNNMKSKTFAYIKRATTIILGILLIIWFFQYFPNKGDAENSYLGQAAKVVQPVFKPTGFGDRWEPVASIVPSIIAKETVVGFLGQILLSQEEDEKQEYNFMADLKDQGIALGGAVVDSLKSLGHVATFKISTLEMKNQEELDEDAGGNIVPAIRNLWNDKYGPIRAYSFMLYVLLVVPCAVAMGALKQEFGWKLLAFQVSMLLILPYVVSILFFNVARLFV; this comes from the coding sequence ATGATAAACGTAGCATTTGTCGGGAATCCCAACGTAGGAAAAACTGCCCTAATTAACCAAATCTCGCATGCAAGTTTAAAGATAGGAAACTGGCCGGGCGTAACAATTGAAAAAAAGGAAGTTTCTTTTAAGATAGGCAATGAAGATATAAAACTTATTGATTTGCCAGGAATTTACAATTTGTCAATAAATACTCCTGAAGAACGTGTTTCAAGGGATTTTTTGCTAAATGAAAAAGTTGATGTGGTAATCAATGTTATGGATTCAACATCGCTTGAGAAAAATATTTACTTAACTGCACTATTAAAGGAACTTGGCATTCCAATCGTCATGGCGCTTAACTTTGAGGATGAATTTAAAAGAATTGGCTATGAGCTGAATGTGGACAGATTTCAAAAGCAGCTTGGCATCCCAGTAGTCTTTACAAGCGGAAAATCTGGGCATGGTGTAGACAAGCTTATGGAAAAGGCAGTTGAAATTTCAAAACAAACTTCATCAGAACATAAACAGCACAGACTTCTGTTTGACAAAGAAATTGAAAGTAATATTGAAATTTTGAAAAATAAACTGAAAAATGAGAAATCCTATGAAAAAGTGTTGGAAAAATACCCTGTTGACTGGCTTGTAATCAAAATTTTAGAAAATGATACAAATATACTGGCAATAGTGAAAAATGAATTCGGGATTGACTTATCAAGCATCGGAAACACTGAAAAAAAGAGTCTTGAAGACCATTATGGAATTGTACCCGAAGATGTACTGGCAAGAGCAAGATATGGAATTGTGCGTGGAATTATTTCAGCCAACTTAAAAAGAGGTACCGGAGATAAATTTGCACTGACAGACAAAATTGACAAAATACTTTTGAATAAATTTTTTGGTGGACTTGCATTTCTCGCCATAATTTATGCAGTATTTGTTATTGTATTTGACGGAAGTTCTCCGTTTATCGACTGGATTGACGGTTTTTTTAGCGACTTTGTAATAAAATATGTGGGACACGCTATTGAAGGGGTGCCTGACTGGCTTAGCAGCTTTGTGCTGGAAGGGATTCTTGCTGGAGTAGGTTCAGTCTTGACATTTGTTCCGCTTATGTTCTTTATATACTTTTTCATGGCGATTCTTGAAGAAAGTGGATATATGGCACGTGTAGCATTTATTCTGAACAAGATGATGACAAAGGTTGGGCTTTCTGGAAAAGCCTTTATCCCAATGCTAATCGGATTTGGATGTACAGTTCCAGCCATTTATTCGACAAGAACGTTGGAAGATGAAAAAACGAGAAGGCTGACAGGGGTTATTGCCACATTTATGTCGTGCGGTGCAAGACTTCCAGTTTATTCCCTGCTTGCAGCAGCATTTTTTAGCAAACATGCAGCCTTAGTTGTTGTTTCAATTTATCTTTTTGGAGTATTTATGGCTCTTTTCGTAGCATTCATACTAAAAAGATTCAATTATTTTAAAGGAAATAACACGGAACTGCTGATAGAACTTCCTCCATACAGACTGCCAAGTGCCAAAGTTGTATGGAACAATATGAAATCTAAAACTTTCGCTTATATTAAAAGAGCAACTACAATAATTTTGGGAATCTTGCTAATTATCTGGTTTTTCCAATATTTCCCAAATAAAGGGGATGCTGAAAATTCCTACTTAGGACAGGCAGCAAAAGTCGTACAGCCTGTATTCAAGCCAACCGGTTTTGGTGACAGATGGGAACCTGTGGCTTCCATTGTGCCAAGTATCATAGCAAAGGAAACTGTTGTAGGATTTTTAGGACAAATTTTGTTGTCGCAGGAAGAAGATGAGAAGCAAGAATATAATTTCATGGCTGATTTAAAGGATCAAGGAATCGCGTTGGGAGGTGCCGTAGTTGATTCGCTAAAATCACTGGGACACGTTGCAACATTCAAAATTTCAACATTAGAAATGAAAAATCAGGAAGAGCTTGATGAAGATGCAGGAGGAAATATTGTTCCAGCAATCAGAAATCTATGGAATGACAAATACGGTCCAATAAGAGCCTATTCATTTATGCTGTACGTCCTTCTTGTAGTACCATGTGCTGTAGCAATGGGAGCGTTAAAACAGGAGTTTGGATGGAAATTATTGGCATTCCAAGTATCAATGCTGTTAATTTTACCTTATGTTGTATCAATACTGTTCTTTAATGTCGCCCGATTATTTGTATAA
- a CDS encoding peptidylprolyl isomerase translates to MTVAVQSYSKEYKMKAKIITAKGDININLLPDKSPVTVANFVNLAKKGYYNGLKFHRVIENFMAQGGDPTGTGAGGPGYQFEDEVNNGLNFSKAGKLAMANAGPGTNGSQFFITTVPTEWLNGNHTIFGEVVSDTDLAVVKKLSNGDVMTKVIVEGDVDAFLKTQKGRVDNWNKTLKQNFPNKF, encoded by the coding sequence ATGACTGTTGCTGTGCAATCATACAGTAAAGAGTATAAGATGAAAGCGAAAATTATTACTGCAAAAGGTGATATTAATATTAATTTATTACCTGACAAATCGCCTGTAACTGTTGCTAATTTTGTAAATTTGGCAAAAAAAGGATATTACAACGGATTAAAATTTCATAGGGTTATTGAAAACTTTATGGCTCAAGGCGGAGATCCAACTGGAACAGGAGCAGGAGGACCAGGATACCAATTTGAAGATGAAGTTAATAATGGACTGAACTTTTCTAAAGCTGGTAAACTGGCTATGGCGAATGCTGGGCCAGGAACAAATGGAAGCCAGTTTTTCATTACGACTGTGCCGACAGAATGGTTAAATGGAAATCATACTATTTTTGGAGAAGTTGTATCAGATACTGATTTGGCTGTTGTTAAAAAACTATCTAATGGAGATGTGATGACAAAAGTTATAGTTGAAGGTGACGTTGACGCTTTCTTAAAAACTCAGAAAGGTAGAGTTGACAACTGGAATAAGACATTGAAGCAAAATTTTCCAAATAAATTTTAA
- a CDS encoding MarR family transcriptional regulator: MKKSMFVLFIMSMMAFAEGTEVKKVHTKTAKLEKDSYCNIPKEYSDFKKINEKDYRVDVDFDKCVFDGETYENVKVGVLIQNVEKTEKYLKKYKYMHLKAGKNLVYNSNDNSYYYNGSWAFNNDKAYPTVFDGK; encoded by the coding sequence ATGAAAAAGAGTATGTTTGTATTGTTTATTATGTCTATGATGGCTTTTGCAGAAGGTACAGAAGTAAAAAAGGTGCATACTAAAACTGCGAAACTAGAAAAAGATTCATATTGTAATATTCCGAAAGAGTATAGTGATTTTAAGAAAATTAATGAAAAAGATTATCGAGTTGATGTAGATTTTGACAAATGTGTGTTCGACGGTGAAACTTATGAGAATGTAAAAGTGGGCGTATTAATTCAAAATGTTGAAAAAACTGAAAAATATTTGAAAAAATACAAATACATGCATTTAAAAGCAGGTAAAAATCTAGTTTATAATTCAAATGACAATAGCTACTATTACAATGGTTCTTGGGCATTTAATAATGATAAAGCTTATCCAACAGTATTCGATGGTAAATAA
- a CDS encoding helix-turn-helix transcriptional regulator yields MNLRAKRMAYNVLKLKIKDKKMNYQKLAKELRISESGLNKKINGKNYFTQSEIYRIKELLELTDNELIKIFF; encoded by the coding sequence TTGAACTTGAGAGCAAAGAGAATGGCATACAACGTATTAAAGCTCAAGATAAAGGATAAAAAAATGAATTACCAGAAATTAGCTAAGGAATTAAGAATATCGGAAAGTGGACTTAATAAAAAAATAAACGGAAAAAATTATTTTACACAGTCGGAAATATACAGGATAAAAGAGTTATTAGAACTAACGGACAATGAACTGATTAAAATATTTTTTTGA